The DNA window CTCCCCCGTCCCCAGGACACGGCGCACGACCTCCAGTGCCCCGAAGGCCGCCAGCGCCAATTGGAAGTACCCGCTCACCCGCGCGACCCGCTTCTTGTAAATGGCCGCCCTGCCCACCGCGAACAGGCTCAGCCCGTAGACCAAGGTATCGGCCAGCATGTCCAGGCTGTCGGCCACCAGGCCCATCGAGCGAGCAATCAGGCCCGTGGTGAGTTCGAGGATGAACAGCCCAGCGTTGATGAAAAGCACGATCCAGAGCAGGCGGCGCTGCTGATCGTCGCTCGCATCCACCACCTCGTTCTCGTCCACCTCAGCGCGTTCAACCAAGGACGCTCCCAGCTTCAACTCGCCCATCAAGCGTTCAATGGTCGGGGCATTGCCGCTGTGGGTGACCATGACCGTGCGGGCGGGGAGGTCAAAGGCAAGGTGGGCGATGTCGGGTTGGCCCTCCAGCTGCATGCGGACGAGCTGCTCTTCGGCGGAACAGTCCATCTGGGGCACCTTGAAGGTCAGGCGCTCCATCACGAGAGGCTCCCTTCCACCTGCGGCGTGTCCGTCTCGGCGTAGCGGGTGCAGGCGTAGACGCCGCGCGCCACCTCGGCCACCAGAGCGTCCGCGAGGCCCAGGAGGGTAGTGATCCGCCCGTCGCTGAGCCGGTAATGGACATAGCGGCCCTGTTGCGCCGATGAGACCAGGCCGCACTCGCGCAGACAGGACAGGTGATTGGAGACGTTGGGTTGTTGCAGGCCGACGTGGGCCGCAAGGTCCCCGACAGTGCGGGGGCCGTCACGCAAGGCTTCGAGGATGGCGAGGCGGGAAGGGTCGGCCAGGCCACGGAACAGCTTGGCCCGCAGGGCGAGCAGTTCGGGGGATACAGCGAGAGTCATCGGAACGCATCATTACATCATGATGTAATGATACAAGTGAGGGCCGCCTCTTTTCCTGCGCTTTCCGCTTCTGACTGCTCAAGTTCCGTCTTCGCCTCAGGCGATGGCACTTTGGGTATGGCAGGTAGATTTCTACGCTGCCGCTCCCCTATCAGGGGCTACGACAAGATTGACGAATCCTACTACGCTAAGGAAAAAAGAGCGGCCTGGCCGCTCTTTTTCTATTACTGCCGTCCCCCCAGCGCCCGGACGTAGCTCTCGCCCATACCCCGCGCGCTGGTCTGGGCGTAAATCTGGGTGGTGGCGATGCGCTTGTGCCGCAGGAACTTCTGCACCTGATCCAGCGGCATCCCCGCATCCAGCAGAATCGTCGCCACGCTGGCGCGCAGGCGATGCGGCGTCACCGTCTTCTCGATCCCCGCCCGACGCGTCGTGTCCTTGACGATGAGCTGGATGGCCCGCGCCGTGTACTGATCGTGCCGGTTGCTCTCGAACAGATACCCCGTCCGGCGCCCCGCAAGGTGGGTCCGTAACTCCTGAGCCAGGGTGGGCAGGATCGGCACATACCCGTCGCTGCCCCCTTTCGCGTGGGCGATGTACACCTGGGGCGGGTTCAAGGCCAAGTGCAAATCCGTCACTCGGATGTTGACGAACTCGGACACGCGGGCGCCCGTGTAGAACAGCGTCTTGACCATCAGCCCATAGCTGCTGGTCCGGCGGTAAGCGGCTTCGATGAGCCGCTCGATCTCCTCACGGTCGAGGCGATCCACCGTTCGCCTGCGTTCCTTAGGGGCGGCGAGCCTCAAGGCTCGCCTGGCGTCCTCGACGACATGCTTGGTCTGGTCGTACGTCAGGTGGTGCTTGCGCCACAGCTTCACAGTCTCTCGCACGACCTCGCGCAAGGAGTTCGCCTCCCCTGTTTGACCGCGAAGTTCAGCCGCTTCTCCCCCTGCTTTTGCTCGTGGCATCCCCTAGCGTAAGGCCAATTTTTTCGGGGTATCGTTCTTCGGCGAACTTCCCGGATGTGATTCGGGTGCCTGACCAAGGGGTTCACGTGCTTGCGGGGAGAACGCGCAAGGCGTCGTACGCGACGAAGGGTGCCGCTCGAAAGGAGAACGACCCCATACGTTCAGCGGTATTGCCGCAACCTGGCCGACTTGGCGTACCGGGTCACCATGTCCGCCCAAGGATTAGTCAGGATCAAGGCATGGCGGACCTCCCTGACATGCCCATCGGTCAACTCGCCACCATCACCGGCGAGGGCGTCAAGGCGCTGCGCTACTGGACGGACTTCGGCCTGCTAACGGCGGAGCGCCGCCCCAGCGGCTACCGGCACTACCCACCTGAGGCTGTCGAGCAGGTCCGCTTCATCCGCTCCGCGCAGGCCGCCGGGTTCACCCTCGACGAGATCCGCCGCACTCTCGCGGCCCGTCAGGACGGCCGGAAACCCTGTGAGCACGTCAAGGCCGACCTCGACGCGCACCTGAAG is part of the Deinococcus terrestris genome and encodes:
- a CDS encoding MerR family DNA-binding protein — its product is MADLPDMPIGQLATITGEGVKALRYWTDFGLLTAERRPSGYRHYPPEAVEQVRFIRSAQAAGFTLDEIRRTLAARQDGRKPCEHVKADLDAHLKTVRAQIAHLQTLEAQLQAKVMWAEEHPDPTCDSVGCIYLEDTPRA
- a CDS encoding tyrosine-type recombinase/integrase — translated: MREVVRETVKLWRKHHLTYDQTKHVVEDARRALRLAAPKERRRTVDRLDREEIERLIEAAYRRTSSYGLMVKTLFYTGARVSEFVNIRVTDLHLALNPPQVYIAHAKGGSDGYVPILPTLAQELRTHLAGRRTGYLFESNRHDQYTARAIQLIVKDTTRRAGIEKTVTPHRLRASVATILLDAGMPLDQVQKFLRHKRIATTQIYAQTSARGMGESYVRALGGRQ
- a CDS encoding ArsR/SmtB family transcription factor — protein: MTLAVSPELLALRAKLFRGLADPSRLAILEALRDGPRTVGDLAAHVGLQQPNVSNHLSCLRECGLVSSAQQGRYVHYRLSDGRITTLLGLADALVAEVARGVYACTRYAETDTPQVEGSLS
- a CDS encoding cation transporter, which produces MERLTFKVPQMDCSAEEQLVRMQLEGQPDIAHLAFDLPARTVMVTHSGNAPTIERLMGELKLGASLVERAEVDENEVVDASDDQQRRLLWIVLFINAGLFILELTTGLIARSMGLVADSLDMLADTLVYGLSLFAVGRAAIYKKRVARVSGYFQLALAAFGALEVVRRVLGTGEEPSFGLMIGISLIALAGNVAALLVLQRARSQEAHMRASWIFTTNDVLVNLGVV